Proteins encoded within one genomic window of Flavobacterium sp. NG2:
- a CDS encoding glycosyltransferase codes for MKIAVITAFPPSKVTLNEYGYHLIKNFAQKDEVSQVVVLADKTIEPKQLDFENSNKIKVNECWSFNSYGNILSINKAIQEEKPDAVLINLQFMKFGDKKVPAALGLMIPAVLRMNGIPTVSLLHNILEQVDLESAGFTDNKLAQKVYNFIGTTLTRFVLKSDIVAVTINKYVTVLQNKYKTNNVKVIPHGTFDSIEEPSFELAPGPKQIMAFGKFGTYKKVEILIEAAVLIRQRSSEKIEVVIAGTDSPNTPGYLAAVQEKYKDVEGIRFTGYVEEKDVPVIFGDSTVVAFPYTSTTGSSGVLHQAGSYGKAVVMPDLGDLALLVEEEGYKGEFFDPESADSLAQAIEKIINNDDNRKAIAIQNFKAASALSMDKITDMYMDTFKEIIQSKK; via the coding sequence ATGAAAATCGCTGTAATCACTGCTTTTCCACCTAGTAAGGTAACATTAAATGAATACGGTTACCACTTAATTAAAAATTTTGCCCAAAAAGATGAAGTAAGCCAAGTAGTTGTTTTAGCCGATAAGACAATCGAACCCAAACAATTAGATTTTGAAAATAGCAACAAAATAAAAGTAAATGAATGTTGGTCTTTTAATAGTTACGGAAATATTCTCTCAATAAACAAAGCTATTCAGGAAGAAAAACCAGATGCTGTTTTAATCAATCTTCAATTTATGAAGTTTGGGGACAAAAAAGTTCCTGCAGCTTTGGGATTGATGATTCCTGCTGTTCTACGAATGAATGGAATTCCAACTGTTTCATTATTACATAATATTTTAGAACAAGTAGATTTAGAAAGCGCTGGATTTACAGATAATAAACTCGCACAAAAAGTATATAATTTTATAGGAACAACACTTACTCGTTTTGTATTAAAATCGGATATTGTAGCCGTTACCATCAATAAGTATGTTACCGTTTTACAAAACAAATACAAGACTAACAATGTTAAAGTAATTCCCCACGGTACTTTTGACAGTATTGAAGAACCATCCTTTGAATTGGCTCCTGGGCCAAAACAAATCATGGCTTTTGGGAAATTTGGCACCTATAAAAAAGTAGAAATCCTTATCGAAGCAGCTGTCTTAATTAGACAACGCAGTTCGGAGAAAATTGAAGTAGTCATTGCAGGAACCGATAGCCCAAATACTCCAGGATATCTTGCTGCTGTGCAAGAAAAATACAAAGACGTTGAAGGAATTCGTTTTACAGGTTATGTTGAGGAGAAAGATGTTCCCGTAATCTTTGGCGATAGTACTGTAGTTGCTTTTCCATATACCTCAACAACTGGTAGCTCAGGAGTTTTGCATCAAGCGGGTAGTTATGGTAAAGCGGTGGTTATGCCTGATTTAGGCGACCTCGCTTTATTAGTAGAAGAGGAAGGCTATAAAGGCGAATTCTTTGACCCTGAAAGCGCTGACTCTTTGGCTCAAGCCATAGAGAAGATCATCAATAATGATGACAATCGAAAAGCGATTGCCATTCAAAACTTTAAAGCAGCCAGTGCTTTATCCATGGATAAAATTACAGATATGTACATGGATACTTTCAAAGAAATTATCCAATCTAAAAAATAA
- a CDS encoding sugar isomerase → MKISPNLLSSITKKLGPEQLFMLTILLVNGGNYLYNLLLGRILGPSEFSDAAILITLLLILSFVGMTFQIVTAKYTVLFEENELLSFIKLITKYASFLGVLFGVLIVVFYQELQTLFHTQTASMFFIFGIGIPLYFMMSVNRGLYQGQNVLNKLATTYQTEMASRLLLTILGLYLFPAVPSSIIVASGILISFVFGIFPFQKILFKGWNTIATTEIDTRSITIFFALTAFYELTQIIINNSDIILVKHFFDNEQAGLYASLALIGRVVYFVAWMFVMLLLPKVIQMKKDKQDTLPILLKYVGYIVLLSSFIVGFTALFPEFVVNVMFGKQYVSISFLLWKYALATSLFAVANIFAYYYLSLNQYMPVVVSAILGSTQIGLIILNHNSLEQVVHMQIIAMVILLFFQLCYFFYKNKK, encoded by the coding sequence ATGAAGATATCCCCAAATCTACTATCTTCTATTACTAAAAAGTTAGGACCCGAACAGCTGTTTATGTTGACGATATTATTAGTCAACGGCGGAAATTATCTCTACAATTTATTATTAGGCCGCATTTTAGGACCTTCTGAATTTTCAGATGCAGCCATTTTAATAACACTATTACTGATTCTCTCGTTTGTAGGGATGACTTTTCAAATTGTAACAGCCAAGTATACCGTATTATTTGAAGAAAACGAATTATTAAGTTTCATCAAATTAATCACAAAATACGCAAGTTTCCTAGGGGTCTTATTTGGAGTTTTAATCGTCGTTTTTTATCAAGAATTGCAAACTCTTTTTCATACTCAAACAGCATCAATGTTCTTTATTTTTGGAATAGGCATCCCGCTCTACTTTATGATGAGTGTTAATAGAGGTTTGTATCAAGGTCAAAATGTCTTGAATAAACTAGCTACTACTTATCAAACTGAAATGGCCAGTAGATTACTACTTACAATATTAGGTCTTTATTTATTTCCTGCTGTTCCAAGTTCTATCATTGTTGCCTCAGGCATCCTTATTTCATTTGTATTTGGAATTTTCCCTTTTCAAAAAATACTTTTTAAAGGCTGGAATACCATAGCCACAACTGAAATTGATACTCGATCTATTACTATCTTTTTTGCGTTGACTGCGTTTTATGAGCTCACACAAATTATCATTAATAATAGTGACATTATACTCGTAAAACATTTTTTTGACAATGAACAAGCAGGATTATATGCCTCATTAGCACTTATAGGTCGTGTTGTTTATTTTGTAGCTTGGATGTTTGTAATGCTACTACTTCCTAAGGTAATCCAAATGAAAAAGGACAAGCAAGACACCTTACCTATTTTATTAAAATACGTAGGATACATTGTGTTGTTATCTTCTTTTATCGTAGGTTTTACCGCCTTGTTCCCTGAATTTGTAGTCAATGTAATGTTTGGAAAGCAATATGTTTCTATTTCTTTTCTATTGTGGAAATATGCTTTGGCCACTTCTCTATTTGCGGTAGCTAATATCTTTGCTTATTATTATTTATCACTCAACCAATACATGCCTGTAGTGGTATCGGCTATTTTAGGTTCTACACAAATAGGTTTAATCATACTCAATCACAACTCATTAGAACAAGTAGTACACATGCAAATTATTGCTATGGTTATTTTGTTATTTTTTCAACTTTGTTACTTCTTTTATAAAAATAAAAAGTAA
- a CDS encoding LytTR family DNA-binding domain-containing protein translates to MNCIIVDDEELARAIIAQFINLNHPEINILGEFSNAIEAIKFLNQETVDLVFLDIHMPNFTGIDFVQTIKDPPHIILVTSDKNFAIEAFEYKCIIDYLVKPITEARFIKAIEKVQALASSTTSFTNTSTAKEEPTSDFYINVDRRLIKINLEEVTIIEAKGDYIHIKTEAKNYIVHSSLKKIEEKLPVDLFIKVHRSYIINIKKIIDIEDNSILIGKEVVPISRSNRSELLNRIDVL, encoded by the coding sequence ATGAATTGCATTATTGTAGATGACGAGGAATTAGCTAGAGCCATAATTGCTCAGTTCATTAACTTAAATCATCCTGAAATAAATATTTTGGGAGAATTTTCAAATGCAATTGAAGCAATCAAATTTTTAAATCAAGAAACTGTTGACTTAGTTTTTTTAGACATTCATATGCCTAATTTCACAGGTATTGACTTTGTACAAACTATTAAAGATCCTCCTCATATTATTCTTGTAACTTCTGACAAAAACTTTGCAATTGAAGCTTTTGAATACAAATGCATTATTGACTACTTAGTTAAACCAATCACTGAAGCTCGTTTTATTAAGGCCATTGAAAAAGTACAAGCCTTAGCTTCATCAACTACTAGTTTTACTAATACCTCAACAGCAAAAGAAGAACCTACAAGTGACTTTTACATTAATGTAGACAGACGTCTAATTAAAATCAATTTAGAAGAAGTAACCATTATTGAAGCCAAAGGGGATTATATCCACATTAAAACCGAAGCTAAAAATTATATTGTCCATTCGTCGTTAAAAAAAATTGAAGAAAAGCTCCCGGTTGATTTATTTATAAAAGTACATCGTTCCTATATCATTAACATCAAAAAAATTATTGATATTGAAGACAATAGCATCCTAATTGGTAAAGAAGTCGTTCCAATAAGCCGTTCAAACAGAAGTGAATTATTAAACAGAATAGATGTTTTGTAG
- a CDS encoding Hpt domain-containing protein, giving the protein METPNLEYINNLSGDNIEFKNKLISILKRELPIEIEVYQNEILNNKHIQAAQAVHKLKHKVSILGLEKSYYIASDFEENLKQNSLTLQDEFETILNLMQEFVKDL; this is encoded by the coding sequence ATGGAAACTCCAAATTTAGAATACATAAACAACTTATCTGGCGATAATATTGAATTTAAGAACAAACTAATTTCAATTTTAAAACGAGAACTCCCTATTGAAATAGAAGTGTATCAAAATGAAATTTTAAACAACAAGCATATTCAAGCTGCTCAAGCTGTGCACAAACTCAAACATAAAGTTTCTATTCTTGGTCTCGAAAAAAGTTATTATATTGCTTCTGATTTCGAAGAAAATTTAAAACAGAATTCTTTGACGCTGCAAGATGAATTTGAAACAATATTAAATCTCATGCAGGAGTTTGTGAAAGACTTATAA
- a CDS encoding sensor histidine kinase produces MNDSYQNYESQIDMLQRAMKISSDELFEANQKLRDEAESLKEINQNLQSILDSMNFDVELSIKKENFDSSEYIKKQSLEIIKINKQREELLLNLEKQNKALNEYAHMVSHDLKAPLRSIDTLINWFIEDNANLMNQENLKSLNLILSNVEKMDLLIKGILNYSYIEKQVDDIFIDLNVLVSDIINTLQISENTTITINNPLPKLKGNDFRFRQLFQNLIQNGIKYNNNDIIKIELGVTENEDAFTFYVKDNGNGIPEAYHNKIFDIFSKLQNDATSSGIGLSIVKKIIEYYSGKIWLESQENSGSTFYFTIPKK; encoded by the coding sequence GTGAACGATTCATACCAAAATTATGAAAGTCAAATCGATATGCTTCAACGTGCAATGAAAATTAGTTCTGACGAACTTTTTGAGGCAAATCAAAAATTGAGAGATGAAGCTGAAAGTCTAAAAGAAATCAATCAAAATTTACAATCTATATTAGATTCCATGAATTTTGATGTAGAATTATCGATTAAAAAAGAAAATTTTGATTCATCAGAGTATATTAAAAAGCAATCTCTAGAAATTATAAAAATCAACAAACAAAGAGAAGAATTGCTTTTGAACCTTGAAAAACAGAATAAAGCTCTAAATGAATATGCCCATATGGTATCTCATGACCTAAAAGCACCATTGCGTAGCATTGACACACTTATCAATTGGTTTATTGAAGATAATGCTAATTTGATGAATCAAGAAAATTTAAAATCTTTGAATCTCATTTTATCGAATGTAGAAAAGATGGATTTACTTATAAAAGGAATATTAAACTATTCTTATATTGAAAAACAAGTTGACGATATTTTTATTGATTTAAATGTTTTAGTTTCAGACATAATTAACACCCTTCAAATATCAGAAAACACCACAATTACAATAAATAATCCATTACCAAAGCTAAAAGGAAATGATTTTAGATTCAGACAATTATTTCAAAATTTAATTCAAAATGGAATTAAATACAATAATAATGACATCATTAAAATAGAATTAGGCGTTACTGAAAACGAAGATGCTTTTACCTTTTATGTGAAAGACAATGGTAATGGTATACCCGAAGCATATCATAACAAAATATTTGATATCTTTTCAAAATTACAAAATGACGCTACTTCTTCAGGAATTGGCTTATCAATAGTAAAAAAAATTATAGAATATTATTCTGGAAAAATTTGGCTTGAAAGCCAAGAAAATTCAGGAAGTACTTTTTACTTTACAATACCTAAAAAATAA
- a CDS encoding FIST signal transduction protein — MKIIQAYKVENQDWNYYQEKSTLTNPLVLIFGNRFLLEKPEIIADIRQEFPYEHLVFGSSSGEILGCNVHDESISVTAIEFEKSNFIVERQNILDFNKDGKKLGETLYNKIPKTNLKHLFVLSEGSFVNGSSLINGLESKIDSNISITGGMCGDDARFEKTIASYKEDPKEGEVILIGLHGNSLDISYSSFGGWIPFGPERVITKSEENILYEIDGQPALDLYKKYLGDKSNELPQASLLYPLNVTPENKKTPVVRTILNINHKEQSMILAGDVPENSRVQLMMASVDGIAQGAHKAACYAMDHRVTKPELAIIVSCIGRKLVMNQRVEEELEQVRDTIGKSIPMTGFYSYGEMAPFNGNQACELHNQTMTLTLISE, encoded by the coding sequence ATGAAAATTATTCAAGCATATAAAGTAGAAAATCAAGATTGGAATTACTATCAGGAAAAAAGTACCCTAACAAATCCATTAGTTTTAATTTTTGGAAATCGCTTTTTGTTAGAAAAACCTGAAATTATTGCTGATATTCGACAAGAATTTCCATATGAACATCTCGTTTTTGGTTCTTCGTCTGGGGAAATACTCGGTTGTAATGTACATGACGAATCTATTTCCGTTACAGCAATTGAGTTTGAAAAAAGTAACTTTATTGTCGAACGACAAAATATTTTAGATTTCAATAAAGATGGGAAAAAATTAGGCGAAACATTATATAATAAAATTCCCAAAACAAATCTTAAACACTTATTTGTTTTATCTGAAGGAAGTTTTGTAAACGGAAGTTCATTAATTAATGGTTTAGAATCCAAAATTGATTCAAATATTTCTATAACTGGAGGAATGTGTGGTGATGATGCACGATTTGAAAAAACTATTGCCTCCTATAAAGAAGACCCTAAAGAAGGCGAAGTCATTTTGATTGGACTGCATGGCAATAGCTTAGACATATCGTATTCTAGTTTCGGAGGATGGATCCCATTTGGACCCGAACGAGTAATCACTAAATCAGAAGAAAACATATTATACGAAATTGATGGACAACCAGCACTAGATTTGTATAAAAAATATTTAGGTGACAAATCTAACGAATTACCTCAAGCGTCATTATTGTATCCTTTAAATGTTACCCCTGAAAACAAAAAAACACCTGTTGTACGTACTATTTTAAATATCAATCATAAAGAACAATCCATGATATTAGCAGGTGATGTTCCTGAAAACTCACGAGTTCAATTGATGATGGCCTCAGTAGACGGTATTGCGCAAGGAGCTCATAAAGCCGCATGTTACGCAATGGACCATAGGGTTACAAAACCAGAATTAGCTATAATAGTAAGTTGTATTGGACGAAAATTAGTCATGAATCAGCGTGTTGAAGAAGAGTTAGAACAAGTAAGAGATACCATCGGAAAATCAATCCCCATGACTGGTTTTTATTCTTATGGCGAAATGGCTCCTTTTAATGGAAACCAAGCCTGCGAACTTCATAATCAAACAATGACACTTACCTTAATCAGCGAATAA
- a CDS encoding PAS domain S-box protein produces MTKLELKFNEDSFNRLFPFYILISPDLQIISYGKSLSKIGSELRNNYSFLDFFEIKRPFLIQPTFHEIIKNNDQHILLEYKPNGVSLRGQFEEIDGNLLFVGTPWFTSMNDVIEKKLVLDDFAHHDPLLDLLHVLNNSENSSKELKELLLTINKQKNQLKKDKEELNRLSYVASANPNGVVFTKLDGTIFWCNDSFLNLTGYSRAEIIGKTPIEIGKTPQTDKEEIRRMVNAFYTGESFEVELFHNHKNEKNFWSRVKGQPIKDHNGKATQYFAILEDISLKKKYDDSLQIEKEKYRNIIANMNLGLLEVNLDDVITMANQSFIDMSGYSLKELIGAKAGELFLTPESQKIVESKENLRREGITDSYEVKIINKNNTPKTWLVSGAPNYNMNGESIGSIGIHLDITEQKEQEEKLYLLSLIAEKNINAVIICDAEGKIEWANTSFLKMAGYNAEEITGKKPGHLLQGEETNLETVHYMKEQISKGLPFNCEIINYSKDKKKYWVRIQGQALYNKKGEIIKFFAIEEDVTKKKELEEQKEILLEDLAKTNKELEDYAQIVSHDLKSPLRSMNSIISWIKEENENNFDAQTVKYFSLIENKIEKMDHLIEGILTYSKIDKEESKNENVNVHDIVKSIIDIIHIPEHITITINNELPIIKADRFRIQQLFQNLIGNAVNYIDKKEGLVVIMSEEFEDHYVFQVKDNGVGMPKDIHEKIFETFKAYTNSKHSTGLGLSIVKKIIEFYKGKIWIESEVGIGTTFFVRLNK; encoded by the coding sequence ATGACAAAGTTAGAATTAAAATTTAATGAAGATAGTTTTAACAGATTGTTTCCGTTTTATATTCTAATTTCACCTGATTTACAAATTATAAGTTACGGTAAAAGTTTATCAAAAATAGGTTCAGAACTACGCAATAACTATTCTTTTTTAGATTTTTTTGAAATAAAAAGGCCGTTTTTAATCCAGCCTACTTTTCATGAAATTATTAAAAATAACGACCAGCATATCCTACTTGAATACAAACCTAACGGAGTTTCACTTCGTGGCCAGTTTGAAGAAATTGATGGAAATTTATTATTTGTAGGAACTCCATGGTTTACCTCCATGAATGACGTTATTGAAAAAAAACTAGTACTTGACGATTTTGCTCACCATGACCCTCTTCTAGACTTACTTCATGTACTTAATAACTCTGAAAATTCTTCTAAAGAATTAAAAGAATTATTATTAACAATCAACAAACAAAAAAACCAACTCAAGAAAGACAAAGAAGAGTTAAACCGACTTTCCTATGTAGCTAGTGCTAATCCGAATGGTGTTGTATTTACAAAACTTGATGGTACTATTTTTTGGTGTAATGATTCCTTTTTAAATCTAACTGGATATAGCAGAGCAGAAATTATTGGAAAAACTCCAATTGAAATTGGGAAAACCCCTCAAACTGATAAAGAAGAAATACGAAGAATGGTCAACGCCTTTTATACAGGAGAATCATTTGAAGTAGAATTATTTCATAACCACAAAAACGAAAAGAACTTTTGGTCTAGAGTCAAAGGACAACCCATAAAAGACCATAATGGCAAAGCAACTCAATATTTTGCAATTCTTGAAGACATTTCCCTAAAAAAGAAATACGATGACAGTTTGCAAATCGAAAAAGAAAAATACCGAAACATTATTGCCAATATGAATTTAGGCTTACTCGAGGTAAACTTAGATGATGTCATAACAATGGCTAATCAAAGTTTTATTGACATGAGCGGCTATTCACTTAAAGAATTAATTGGAGCTAAAGCAGGGGAATTATTTTTAACTCCAGAAAGCCAAAAAATTGTAGAGTCGAAGGAAAATTTACGACGAGAAGGCATAACAGATTCATATGAAGTAAAAATTATTAATAAAAACAACACCCCTAAAACTTGGCTAGTAAGCGGTGCTCCAAACTATAATATGAACGGGGAATCCATTGGTTCGATTGGGATACACTTGGATATCACTGAACAAAAGGAACAAGAGGAAAAGCTATACCTACTATCCTTAATTGCCGAAAAAAACATTAATGCCGTAATTATTTGTGATGCTGAAGGAAAAATTGAATGGGCAAATACAAGTTTTCTAAAAATGGCAGGCTATAACGCTGAAGAAATCACAGGTAAAAAACCGGGACACCTATTACAAGGAGAAGAAACCAACTTGGAAACGGTTCATTATATGAAAGAACAAATATCCAAAGGATTACCTTTTAACTGTGAAATCATTAACTACTCAAAAGACAAAAAGAAATATTGGGTACGCATTCAAGGACAAGCATTGTACAATAAAAAAGGTGAGATTATTAAATTTTTTGCTATTGAAGAAGATGTTACAAAGAAAAAAGAACTTGAAGAACAAAAAGAAATTTTACTTGAAGATTTAGCAAAAACAAATAAAGAATTGGAGGATTATGCTCAAATTGTATCACATGATTTAAAATCACCGTTACGAAGCATGAATTCTATAATTTCGTGGATAAAAGAGGAAAACGAAAATAACTTTGATGCACAAACTGTGAAATACTTTTCATTGATTGAAAACAAAATTGAAAAGATGGATCACCTGATCGAAGGAATTCTGACTTACTCTAAAATTGACAAAGAAGAATCCAAAAATGAGAATGTGAATGTACATGATATTGTAAAAAGTATTATTGATATTATTCATATCCCCGAACACATAACAATTACCATAAATAATGAATTACCTATCATTAAAGCAGACCGTTTTAGAATTCAACAGTTATTCCAAAATTTAATAGGGAATGCGGTTAATTATATTGACAAAAAAGAGGGGCTAGTAGTAATTATGTCAGAGGAATTTGAAGATCATTATGTTTTCCAAGTGAAAGACAATGGCGTAGGGATGCCTAAGGATATTCATGAAAAAATATTCGAGACCTTCAAAGCCTATACTAACAGTAAGCATTCAACAGGACTAGGGTTATCTATTGTCAAAAAAATTATAGAATTCTATAAAGGTAAAATATGGATTGAAAGCGAAGTAGGAATAGGCACTACTTTTTTTGTAAGATTAAACAAATAG
- a CDS encoding heme NO-binding domain-containing protein, producing MYGIVNKSIEDLVISNFGEEKWQAIHKRSGVEDDFFLSNEVYDDEVTFKLAIAVSEEMDMSLDAVLVTFGEWWVVKTTKEKYPGLMESGGNNFKDFLVNLPNFHNRVMLIYPKLSPPEFKVSDIAESSLHLHYFSHRQGLQAFVKGIIQGLGIVYNTPVELELIQSRNTGHTHEIFKINW from the coding sequence ATGTACGGAATAGTTAATAAATCTATTGAAGACTTAGTCATCTCTAATTTTGGCGAAGAAAAATGGCAGGCCATTCATAAAAGAAGTGGAGTAGAAGATGATTTTTTTCTTAGCAATGAAGTGTACGATGATGAAGTGACCTTTAAATTAGCAATAGCAGTATCAGAAGAAATGGATATGTCTCTTGATGCCGTTTTAGTTACATTTGGAGAATGGTGGGTTGTAAAAACAACTAAGGAAAAATACCCCGGATTAATGGAGTCTGGAGGTAACAATTTTAAAGACTTTTTAGTGAATTTACCTAACTTTCACAACAGAGTGATGTTAATTTACCCTAAATTAAGCCCTCCTGAATTTAAAGTTAGCGATATAGCCGAAAGTAGTTTACACCTACATTATTTTTCACATAGACAAGGCTTACAAGCATTTGTCAAAGGAATTATTCAAGGCTTAGGAATTGTATATAACACTCCCGTTGAATTGGAATTAATACAGTCAAGAAACACTGGACACACACACGAAATATTTAAAATAAATTGGTAA
- a CDS encoding response regulator yields the protein MSKPLNILLIEDDEIEVMKFNRVLSTLKMSHKIIEANNGEEAIEILKVREIVPDIIVLDLNMPKINGIEFLGILKADEHLKYIPAIILTTSNNHTDVLECYRIGIAGYVIKPLKYEDYVDRIKKMIEYWSSNELITS from the coding sequence ATGAGCAAACCACTTAACATACTACTTATTGAAGACGATGAAATTGAGGTAATGAAATTCAATAGAGTTTTAAGCACCTTAAAGATGAGTCACAAAATCATTGAAGCCAACAATGGTGAGGAAGCAATAGAAATATTGAAGGTAAGAGAGATTGTTCCCGACATTATAGTTTTGGATTTAAACATGCCCAAAATTAATGGAATCGAATTTTTAGGCATATTAAAAGCTGATGAGCATTTAAAATACATTCCAGCAATCATACTAACTACATCAAACAATCATACAGATGTTTTAGAATGTTATCGAATAGGAATCGCTGGCTACGTAATAAAGCCTTTGAAATATGAAGATTACGTTGACAGGATAAAAAAAATGATTGAGTATTGGAGTTCAAATGAATTAATAACGAGCTAA
- a CDS encoding MmcQ/YjbR family DNA-binding protein, with translation MNLETYYEYCLAKKGVTEHFPFNEDALVFKVGEKMFALSSLEQWEKGSPSVNLKCDPERALELRAQYDAIQPGYHMSKVHWNTIAINQEVPDDLIKELIDHSYDLVFKSLTKKIQDLISNS, from the coding sequence ATGAATTTAGAAACTTACTATGAATATTGTTTAGCTAAAAAAGGAGTGACCGAACACTTCCCTTTTAATGAAGACGCTTTGGTATTTAAAGTTGGCGAAAAGATGTTTGCTTTAAGCTCGTTGGAACAATGGGAAAAAGGGAGCCCTTCTGTTAATTTAAAATGTGATCCTGAACGCGCATTAGAACTTCGAGCACAATATGATGCCATCCAACCTGGTTACCATATGAGCAAAGTCCATTGGAATACTATTGCAATCAATCAGGAAGTACCAGACGATTTGATTAAAGAATTAATCGATCATTCTTATGATTTAGTTTTTAAAAGTTTAACTAAAAAAATACAAGACTTGATTTCTAACTCTTAA
- a CDS encoding DUF4260 domain-containing protein → MKAIIKLEELGMFILGIFLFSQLDYAWWWFLALLLTPDFSMLGYLFNNKAGAFLYNLFHHKGIAIGVYLTGISLSNAPMQLAGTILFSHACFDRALGYGLKYETGFKFTHLGEIGKK, encoded by the coding sequence ATGAAAGCGATTATTAAACTCGAAGAATTAGGAATGTTTATCCTTGGTATTTTCCTTTTCAGCCAACTGGATTATGCTTGGTGGTGGTTTTTGGCTTTGCTGTTAACACCCGATTTTTCAATGCTAGGATACCTTTTCAATAATAAAGCAGGCGCATTTTTATACAACCTATTTCATCATAAAGGAATTGCTATTGGTGTATACTTGACAGGGATATCTCTCTCAAATGCCCCAATGCAATTAGCTGGAACTATCCTTTTCTCTCACGCCTGTTTTGACAGGGCATTGGGTTATGGCTTAAAATACGAGACTGGATTTAAGTTTACCCATTTAGGTGAAATAGGAAAAAAATAG
- a CDS encoding cyclase family protein: MLATINNFQVDLSKPIDISIPLTNTDENPIAWYLDKPIIEPVRVENWIGKVSEGNSSTNFNNIQFNPHAHGTHTECLGHITRDFYSINQSLKTFFFIAELISVEPEAQGEDLVITLDNLLTGLDLTLKLGNPKEAIIIRTLPNSDSKKSTNYSNTNPPYLSEEAARFIRESGIKHLLIDLPSVDKEKDGGKLLAHKAFWNVQDTHRLNEDARLDCTITEMIFVPNEIQDGNYLLNLQIASFENDASPSKPILYKIQ; encoded by the coding sequence GTGTTAGCAACAATCAACAACTTCCAAGTCGACTTATCAAAACCTATCGATATTTCGATTCCGTTAACCAATACAGATGAAAACCCAATTGCCTGGTATTTAGACAAACCCATTATTGAACCAGTGCGAGTTGAAAACTGGATAGGAAAAGTTTCAGAAGGGAATTCATCAACCAATTTCAACAATATTCAATTCAATCCACATGCTCATGGTACGCATACGGAATGTTTAGGACATATAACTCGTGATTTTTATAGTATCAACCAGTCACTGAAAACCTTTTTCTTTATAGCTGAATTGATTTCGGTTGAACCAGAAGCACAAGGAGAAGATTTGGTGATTACTTTAGACAACTTATTGACTGGACTTGATTTGACGTTAAAATTAGGCAATCCTAAAGAAGCTATTATAATCAGAACACTACCTAATTCTGATTCAAAAAAATCAACTAACTATTCGAATACCAATCCACCCTACTTATCTGAAGAGGCTGCGCGATTCATTCGCGAAAGCGGCATCAAACATTTGCTAATTGACCTTCCTAGTGTTGATAAAGAAAAAGACGGAGGAAAACTATTGGCTCACAAAGCTTTTTGGAATGTTCAAGACACACATCGATTGAATGAAGATGCCCGTTTGGACTGCACCATTACCGAGATGATTTTTGTGCCAAATGAAATCCAAGACGGCAATTATTTGTTGAATTTACAGATTGCCTCTTTTGAAAATGACGCCAGCCCTAGCAAGCCTATTTTATATAAAATACAATGA